In Primulina huaijiensis isolate GDHJ02 chromosome 4, ASM1229523v2, whole genome shotgun sequence, a genomic segment contains:
- the LOC140975535 gene encoding nuclear ribonuclease Z: MESAERNASESADLQNPSDGKLKLKRKKKEDEELRIEGYAIDGLSIAGHETCVIFPSLSLAFDIGKCPQRAISQKFLFISHGHMDHIGGLPMYVATRGLYRMAPPTIFVPKVIKENVEKIFEAHRAMDQSELNHTLIGVDVGEEFYLRRDLKVKAFRTYHVIPSQGYIVYSVRQKLKLEFVGLPGEEIKKLKQSGVEITDTYTSPEIAFTGDTMSDFIIDPDNIDVLRAKILVVESTFVEDSTTVEGAREYGHTHLSEIIKHADQFQNKAILLIHFSARYQLNVIEEAIAALPPPLAGRVFALTKGF; the protein is encoded by the exons ATGGAGTCTGCTGAAAGAAATGCTTCGGAATCGGCAGATTTGCAGAATCCCAGTGATGGGAAGCTGAAATTGAAGCGGAAGAAAAAGGAAGATGAAGAGTTGCGGATAGAGGGATACGCCATTGATGGATTATCAATTGCAGGGCACGAGACTTGCGTGATTTTCCCCAGTCTCAGCTTGGCGTTTGATATTGGCAAGTGCCCGCAGCGCGCCATTTCCCAGAAGTTCCTCTTCATCTCCCATGGGCACATGGATCACATA GGAGGACTGCCAATGTATGTTGCGACTCGTGGCTTATACCGAATGGCTCCCCCAACTATTTTTGTGCCAAAAGTTATTAAGGAGAATGTGGAAAAGATTTTTGAAGCTCACAGGGCTATGGACCAGTCTGAGCTTAATCATACTCTAATTGGTGTGGATGTGG GGGAAGAGTTTTATTTAAGACGAGACCTTAAAGTGAAAGCATTTAGGACTTATCACGTCATTCCAAGCCAG GGCTATATAGTTTATTCTGTGAGACAGAAACTTAAGTTGGAATTTGTTGGGCTTCCAGGAGAGGAGATAAAGAAACTGAAGCAATCAGGTGTGGAG ATTACAGATACATATACATCACCCGAGATCGCATTCACTGGAGACACTATGTCAGACTTCATCATTGATCCTGACAATATTGATGTTTTGCGGGCAAAGATTCTTGTTGTGGAG AGCACTTTTGTTGAGGATTCTACCACAGTGGAGGGTGCAAGAGAATATGGACACACTCATTTATCTGAG ATAATCAAGCACGCAGATCAGTTCCAGAATAAAGCCATTCTCTTAATCCACTTTTCAGCTCGCTATCAATTGAAC GTCATCGAAGAAGCTATCGCTGCATTGCCGCCCCCTTTGGCAGGACGAGTTTTCGCCTTAACAAAAGGTTTCTGA
- the LOC140974783 gene encoding zinc finger protein ZAT2-like, which translates to MDNRSSYFHPPTTMFSLSPLRKVPTGLAKQNPRKKRSKIMAGGVASRVSKSTRKPDPAAPKITRPCTECGKRFWSWKALFGHMRCHPEREWRGINPPPYFRRHHDSEDSSAVTEVDHEVASCLLLLANGDDDHESRSTACTVNQGTPPPHFDFYYYYNLDNNTNNNNSNNDRGFECSSCKKVFVSHQALGGHRASHKNVKGCYAIAMNNVDDQEHSIEGDSTHDTNQMIAGHKCGICMRVFSSGQALGGHKRCHWEKAAAEEEAGGFDLNFPAVDGEDQEYASSYSSIDSAGFRHPYLDLSLRL; encoded by the coding sequence ATGGATAACCGCAGCTCCTATTTCCATCCACCGACGACGATGTTTTCTTTGTCTCCTCTACGAAAAGTACCCACTGGTCTCGCCAAACAAAACCCTAGAAAGAAACGGTCCAAGATTATGGCCGGCGGAGTAGCTTCCAGAGTCTCCAAGTCCACAAGAAAGCCCGACCCTGCCGCCCCGAAGATCACGAGGCCATGCACTGAGTGCGGTAAGAGGTTTTGGTCGTGGAAGGCCCTTTTTGGGCACATGCGCTGCCACCCGGAAAGAGAGTGGAGGGGGATCAACCCACCGCCATACTTCCGCCGCCATCATGACAGTGAAGATTCATCCGCCGTGACTGAGGTGGATCATGAGGTGGCCTCGTGTCTGCTGCTTCTGGCTAACGGAGATGATGATCACGAGTCTCGTTCTACTGCTTGCACTGTTAACCAAGGGACGCCGCCGCCGCATTtcgatttttattattattacaatttggacaataatactaataataataacagcAATAATGATCGAGGGTTCGAGTGTTCTAGTTGCAAGAAGGTGTTTGTTTCTCACCAGGCTTTGGGGGGGCATAGAGCAAGCCACAAGAACGTGAAGGGATGCTACGCGATTGCGATGAATAATGTCGATGATCAGGAACACAGCATAGAAGGTGACAGCACTCATGATACTAATCAGATGATTGCAGGGCACAAATGCGGCATCTGTATGCGGGTCTTTTCGAGTGGCCAAGCCTTGGGTGGACACAAGAGATGTCATTGGGAGAAGGCCGCCGCTGAGGAGGAGGCCGGAGGTTTTGATTTGAATTTTCCAGCTGTGGATGGTGAAGATCAAGAATATGCTTCATCCTACTCTTCTATAGATTCGGCCGGCTTTCGTCATCCATATTTGGATTTAAGTTTACGACTTTAA
- the LOC140975536 gene encoding uncharacterized protein — MSLLELITKASSASTTMSEEELSYPIILNPDPIILSLKPESEDPNSKRPIKKMTGWEISQTDKELIESGENFCKKLRRKLKNANHHGKDEFLELVTSHLMKIGEKFGISIRLDQLEEGYACRLIEKLGRSMGRDVRNLILEACIVFEVWGVLESLVTNGLVEHSCTSNLINNLIEKRKSILIDLCVQHLSDIQTYELMCILKYFLLLPDDGYESLVSVRKDWESQALLAIEKASGNGVSGKQKSLAKDASLLVMLAHDGFSVAELCLHSLFSSRNLDEVIFSACIGKLNGEELKALIRYLGKWLRKYERFPQVVPCPKASSALGLKVCDRIPTLENVIKGLSMVVDEHFSSLALQSEFREELRSFEGVVNSLASEARLCGTLAILTERL, encoded by the coding sequence ATGTCTTTGTTGGAGTTAATTACAAAAGCTTCGTCGGCTAGCACTACAATGTCGGAGGAAGAGTTAAGCTATCCCATTATTCTTAATCCGGACCCTATTATTCTCAGCTTAAAGCCAGAATCTGAGGACCCGAACTCTAAACGCCCTATAAAAAAGATGACGGGTTGGGAAATTTCTCAGACAGATAAGGAACTTATCGAATCAGGGGAAAATTTCTGTAAGAAACTGAGAAGGAAGTTGAAGAATGCGAACCATCATGGTAAAGATGAGTTCTTGGAGCTTGTCACTTCTCATTTAATGAAAATTGGGGAGAAATTTGGGATTTCGATTAGACTGGATCAGTTGGAGGAAGGGTATGCCTGTAGGTTGATCGAGAAATTGGGGCGTTCAATGGGTAGAGATGTGAGGAATTTGATTCTGGAGGCTTGTATTGTTTTCGAGGTTTGGGGTGTTTTGGAGAGTTTGGTAACTAATGGCCTTGTGGAACATTCTTGTACTTCAAAtttgattaataatttgattgaaaaaCGAAAGTCGATTTTGATTGATTTGTGTGTGCAGCATTTATCGGATATACAGACTTATGAGTTGATGTGTATTTTGAAGTATTTTTTGCTGCTGCCTGATGACGGGTACGAGAGTTTGGTCTCAGTGAGGAAGGATTGGGAGAGTCAGGCACTGCTAGCAATTGAGAAAGCAAGCGGTAATGGAGTTAGTGGCAAACAGAAGAGCTTGGCGAAGGATGCTTCGCTTCTGGTCATGCTGGCACATGATGGATTTTCGGTTGCAGAATTGTGCTTGCATAGTTTATTTTCGTCTCGGAATTTGGATGAGGTAATCTTTTCAGCTTGTATTGGCAAGTTGAATGGCGAGGAGTTGAAGGCTTTGATTCGATACTTGGGGAAATGGCTTAGGAAATATGAGAGATTTCCTCAAGTGGTCCCTTGTCCGAAGGCGTCGTCAGCATTGGGCTTAAAGGTTTGTGATCGGATCCCGACGTTGGAAAATGTCATAAAGGGTCTTAGCATGGTTGTCGATGAGCATTTTTCTTCACTGGCTTTGCAATCCGAGTTTCGTGAGGAGTTGAGATCTTTTGAGGGTGTTGTTAATTCATTAGCTTCTGAAGCAAGGCTTTGCGGTACTTTGGCAATTTtaactgaaagattatga
- the LOC140975537 gene encoding delta-1-pyrroline-5-carboxylate dehydrogenase 12A1, mitochondrial-like isoform X2, with protein sequence MNLAQGSWTRTSNWKTIVDPLNGESFIKVAEVDEKGILPFVESLSQCPKHGLHNPFKAPERYLMLGEVTAKAANKLSLPEVSDFFAKLIQRVAPKSYQQALGEVVVTQKFFENFCGDQVRFLARSFSVPGNHLGQHSHGFQWPYGPVAIITPFNFPLEIPVLQLMGALYMGNKPLLKVDSKVCIVMEQMIRLLHDCGLPMEDVDFINSDGNTMNKLLMEAKPRMTLFTGSSRVAEKLAIDLKGRIRLEDAGFDWKVLGPDVQEEDYVAWVCDQDAYACSGQKCSAQSMLFMHENWCKSTLVDKLTDLAARRKLEDLTIGPVLTFTTEAMLDHTNKLLKIKGSKLLFGGEALQNHSIPAVYGAIKPTAVFIPLTEILKDDNYELVTKEIFGPFQILTEYKQDQLPLVLDILERMHAHLTAAVVSNDPLFLQEVIGHSVNGTTYAGLRARTTGAPQNHWFGPAGDPRGAGIGTPEAIKLVWSCHREVIYDFGPLPEKWETPMAT encoded by the exons ATGAATTTGG CGCAGGGGAGTTGGACTAGAACTTCTAATTGGAAAACTATTGTGGATCCGTTGAACGGCGAATCTTTTATTAAAGTTGCCGAAGTAGATGAAAAGGGTATACTT CCTTTTGTGGAGAGCTTGTCCCAGTGCCCCAAGCATGGTTTACACAATCCTTTTAAAGCACCAGAAAG GTATCTCATGCTTGGAGAAGTAACAGCAAAAGCAGCCAACAAGCTCTCTCTTCCAGAG GTTTCAGACTTCTTTGCTAAGTTGATACAAAGAGTGGCTCCAAAAAGTTACCAGCAAGCCCTTGGTGAAGTTGTAGTCACTCAGaagtttttcgaaaatttctgtGGTGATCAG GTTCGTTTCCTAGCTAGATCATTTTCAGTACCTGGAAATCATCTTGGTCAGCACAGCCATGGTTTTCAGTGGCCTTATGGTCCT GTTGCGATTATTACTCCCTTCAATTTTCCTTTAGAAATTCCTGTGCTTCAGCTGATGGGTGCACTTTACATGGGGAACAAGCCTCTGCTTAAAGTCGATAGCAAG GTCTGCATAGTTATGGAACAAATGATTCGACTACTCCATGATTGTGGATTGCCTATGGAGGATGTTGATTTTATAAATTCTGATGGGAATACAATGAACAAACTTCTCATGGAG GCGAAGCCACGGATGACTCTCTTCACCGGCAGTTCAAGAGTGGCCGAGAAATTGGCTATTGACCTCAAGGGTCGTATCAGGTTGGAAGATGCTGGCTTCGACTGGAAGGTTCTTGGCCCTGATGTTCAGGAG GAAGATTATGTTGCGTGGGTTTGTGATCAAGATGCATATGCCTGTAGCGGTCAAAAATGCTCTGCACAGTCCATGTTGTTCATGCATGAG AACTGGTGTAAAAGTACACTTGTTGATAAATTGACTGATCTTGCTGCTAGAAGGAAACTCGAAGATTTAACAATTGGTCCTGTCCTTACT TTCACAACAGAAGCAATGCTCGATCATACAAACAAATTGCTTAAGATAAAGGGATCAAAGCTTTTATTCGGTGGTGAAGCTTTACAAAACCATTCTATTCcagcagtatatggtgccatcaAACCCACTGCCGTATTTATTCCACTCACAGAAATATTGAAGGACGACAATTATGAGTTGGTAACAAAAGAAATATTTGGTCCGTTCCAG ATTCTCACAGAATATAAACAAGACCAACTTCCTCTGGTATTGGACATTCTTGAAAGAATGCACGCGCATTTAACAGCTGCGGTAGTTTCAAATGATCCTCTGTTCTTACAA GAAGTCATAGGTCATTCGGTTAATGGAACTACTTATGCTGGTTTGAGGGCAAGAACAACTGGGGCTCCTCAAAATCACTG GTTTGGTCCGGCCGGTGATCCTAGGGGTGCGGGGATAGGGACTCCAGAAGCTATAAAGCTTGTTTGGTCGTGCCACCGGGAAGTCATATACGACTTCGGCCCTTTGCCAGAAAAATGGGAAACTCCAATGGCAACTTGA
- the LOC140975537 gene encoding probable aldehyde dehydrogenase isoform X1, whose protein sequence is MYGSRSFRIFKSKAPQHAFRNWFSTCYSSRFVHTLSFATVKVEEISGARPAEVMNLAQGSWTRTSNWKTIVDPLNGESFIKVAEVDEKGILPFVESLSQCPKHGLHNPFKAPERYLMLGEVTAKAANKLSLPEVSDFFAKLIQRVAPKSYQQALGEVVVTQKFFENFCGDQVRFLARSFSVPGNHLGQHSHGFQWPYGPVAIITPFNFPLEIPVLQLMGALYMGNKPLLKVDSKVCIVMEQMIRLLHDCGLPMEDVDFINSDGNTMNKLLMEAKPRMTLFTGSSRVAEKLAIDLKGRIRLEDAGFDWKVLGPDVQEEDYVAWVCDQDAYACSGQKCSAQSMLFMHENWCKSTLVDKLTDLAARRKLEDLTIGPVLTFTTEAMLDHTNKLLKIKGSKLLFGGEALQNHSIPAVYGAIKPTAVFIPLTEILKDDNYELVTKEIFGPFQILTEYKQDQLPLVLDILERMHAHLTAAVVSNDPLFLQEVIGHSVNGTTYAGLRARTTGAPQNHWFGPAGDPRGAGIGTPEAIKLVWSCHREVIYDFGPLPEKWETPMAT, encoded by the exons ATGTATGGATCACGGAGTTTCAGGATTTTCAAAAGCAAAGCGCCCCAACATGCTTTCAGGAATTGGTTCAGCACGTGTTATTCCTCGAG ATTCGTTCATACTTTAAGTTTTGCCACCGTGAAGGTTGAGGAGATATCAGGTGCTCGGCCTGCAGAAGTGATGAATTTGG CGCAGGGGAGTTGGACTAGAACTTCTAATTGGAAAACTATTGTGGATCCGTTGAACGGCGAATCTTTTATTAAAGTTGCCGAAGTAGATGAAAAGGGTATACTT CCTTTTGTGGAGAGCTTGTCCCAGTGCCCCAAGCATGGTTTACACAATCCTTTTAAAGCACCAGAAAG GTATCTCATGCTTGGAGAAGTAACAGCAAAAGCAGCCAACAAGCTCTCTCTTCCAGAG GTTTCAGACTTCTTTGCTAAGTTGATACAAAGAGTGGCTCCAAAAAGTTACCAGCAAGCCCTTGGTGAAGTTGTAGTCACTCAGaagtttttcgaaaatttctgtGGTGATCAG GTTCGTTTCCTAGCTAGATCATTTTCAGTACCTGGAAATCATCTTGGTCAGCACAGCCATGGTTTTCAGTGGCCTTATGGTCCT GTTGCGATTATTACTCCCTTCAATTTTCCTTTAGAAATTCCTGTGCTTCAGCTGATGGGTGCACTTTACATGGGGAACAAGCCTCTGCTTAAAGTCGATAGCAAG GTCTGCATAGTTATGGAACAAATGATTCGACTACTCCATGATTGTGGATTGCCTATGGAGGATGTTGATTTTATAAATTCTGATGGGAATACAATGAACAAACTTCTCATGGAG GCGAAGCCACGGATGACTCTCTTCACCGGCAGTTCAAGAGTGGCCGAGAAATTGGCTATTGACCTCAAGGGTCGTATCAGGTTGGAAGATGCTGGCTTCGACTGGAAGGTTCTTGGCCCTGATGTTCAGGAG GAAGATTATGTTGCGTGGGTTTGTGATCAAGATGCATATGCCTGTAGCGGTCAAAAATGCTCTGCACAGTCCATGTTGTTCATGCATGAG AACTGGTGTAAAAGTACACTTGTTGATAAATTGACTGATCTTGCTGCTAGAAGGAAACTCGAAGATTTAACAATTGGTCCTGTCCTTACT TTCACAACAGAAGCAATGCTCGATCATACAAACAAATTGCTTAAGATAAAGGGATCAAAGCTTTTATTCGGTGGTGAAGCTTTACAAAACCATTCTATTCcagcagtatatggtgccatcaAACCCACTGCCGTATTTATTCCACTCACAGAAATATTGAAGGACGACAATTATGAGTTGGTAACAAAAGAAATATTTGGTCCGTTCCAG ATTCTCACAGAATATAAACAAGACCAACTTCCTCTGGTATTGGACATTCTTGAAAGAATGCACGCGCATTTAACAGCTGCGGTAGTTTCAAATGATCCTCTGTTCTTACAA GAAGTCATAGGTCATTCGGTTAATGGAACTACTTATGCTGGTTTGAGGGCAAGAACAACTGGGGCTCCTCAAAATCACTG GTTTGGTCCGGCCGGTGATCCTAGGGGTGCGGGGATAGGGACTCCAGAAGCTATAAAGCTTGTTTGGTCGTGCCACCGGGAAGTCATATACGACTTCGGCCCTTTGCCAGAAAAATGGGAAACTCCAATGGCAACTTGA
- the LOC140975538 gene encoding WRKY transcription factor 72B-like isoform X1, with amino-acid sequence METSLHNKSLLDQLTVVKEEENKPASSSTDDGSFRDDTLLHDQVEAGKRVQNDDGLKPESPNLMNLNHSKQGETKIERSSPGKSESRTASFVQSEQMEQLQLAKPEMDEVMEENQRLRMYLDRILKDYKTLQNQYKEAIDQQEAKKSANADSIASNDQLEESELVSLSLGRSSSEATKDGPRKMLINERIHQEDSEGDKGLALGLECKFEVPKTSSQVEYPSPENSLEEVRKETGDTTTWSPNKSMKNSRSDGGDDELLQQNHAKRARVSVRYRCDTPTMNDGCQWRKYGQKISKGNPCPRAYYRCTVAQSCPVRKQVQRCVEDMSILTTTYEGTHNHPLPISATAMASTTSAAVSMLLSGSSTSGLGSSSSSITTTSTTSTANLNGLNFYLPNNSRSKPFYLPSTSISSSPSYPTITIDLTSPSSTSSPHLNRLANNIPPRFSSTNLNFSSLESSSLPVSWNNGTLGFGNQIIQTTPNSLSFGTQNNETLYHSFMQKNIRNPNVQQSDHAPDTIAAATKALASDPSFQSALAAALTSLIGSGLAGSSSSGNQNGSEKSSQNIKSSDSFPILSSYPTTSSVNNSTSSQPGSLRFLSPSFPFTHSQSKSNSPDRDHIV; translated from the exons ATGGAGACTTCTCTGCATAATAAAtctcttcttgatcagttaacTGTGGTGAAGGAAGAGGAGAACAAACCAGCTTCTAGCAGTACTGATGATGGAAGTTTTCGAGACGATACCCTTCTTCATGATCAG GTTGAAGCTGGAAAAAGGGTTCAAAATGACGATGGATTAAAGCCAGAATCACCTAATCTCATGAATTTAAATCATAGCAAACAG GGTGAAACTAAAATAGAGAGATCATCACCTGGTAAATCTGAATCAAGAACAGCTTCATTTGTCCAAAGTGAACAG ATGGAGCAACTTCAGTTAGCCAAACCTGAGATGGATGAAGTTATGGAAGAGAATCAACGGCTCCGAATGTACTTGGATCGAATTCTGAAGGATTACAAGACTTTACAGAACCAATACAAAGAAGCCATTGATCAGCAAGAGGCTAAAAAAAGTGCTAATGCAGATTCAATTGCAAGTAATGATCAGCTTGAAGAATCTGAACTTGTATCCCTTTCCCTGGGAAGAAGTTCGAGTGAAGCGACGAAAGACGGTCCCCGTAAAATGTTAATCAATGAAAGAATACACCAAGAGGATAGTGAAGGTGATAAAGGACTTGCACTGGGACTGGAATGCAAGTTTGAAGTGCCTAAAACGTCATCACAAGTCGAATATCCTAGCCCTGAGAATAGCTTGGAGGAAGTGAGGAAAGAAACAGGTGACACGACGACGTGGTCGCCTAATAAGTCCATGAAGAACTCGAGATCAGATGGTGGAGATGATGAGCTTTTGCAGCAAAATCACGCTAAACGAGCTAGGGTTTCTGTTAGATACAGATGCGACACGCCAACA ATGAATGATGGATGCCAATGGAGAAAATACGGACAAAAGATTTCGAAAGGGAACCCATGCCCGCGAGCATATTATCGTTGCACGGTTGCACAATCTTGTCCCGTGAGAAAACAG GTGCAAAGATGCGTCGAGGACATGTCCATCTTGACCACGACATACGAAGGAACACACAACCATCCCCTCCCTATCTCCGCAACTGCCATGGCTTCCACCACCTCAGCAGCAGTGTCCATGCTACTGTCTGGCTCGTCAACCTCGGGATTAGGGTCAAGTTCGTCGTCCatcaccaccacctccaccacatCGACAGCGAATCTCAATGGACTAAACTTCTATCTCCCAAATAACTCGAGATCAAAACCCTTTTACCTTCCAAGCACATCAATCTCATCTTCCCCTTCATATCCAACCATCACCATCGATCTCACATCTCCATCGTCAACCTCGTCGCCGCATTTAAACCGACTAGCCAACAACATTCCTCCAAGATTCTCATCCACAAATCTAAATTTCAGCTCTTTGGAATCAAGCTCTCTACCAGTTTCTTGGAATAATGGAACACTTGGATTTGGAAACCAGATCATTCAAACTACCCCAAATTCTTTGAGCTTTGGAACACAAAATAATGAAACCCTTTACCATTCATTCATGCAAAAGAATATTCGAAACCCTAATGTTCAACAATCTGATCACGCACCAGACACCATTGCAGCTGCTACAAAAGCTCTTGCATCTGACCCTAGTTTCCAATCTGCATTAGCAGCTGCACTTACTTCACTAATCGGTTCGGGTTTAGCCGGCTCCAGCTCATCAGGAAACCAAAATGGAAGTGAAAAATCTAGCCAGAATATCAAGAGCAGCGACTCTTTTCCGATTCTATCGAGCTATCCGACTACATCGAGTGTAAATAACTCGACGAGTTCCCAGCCTGGAAGTTTGAGATTTCTTTCGCCTTCGTTTCCATTCACACACTCTCAGAGTAAATCAAACTCTCCAGACAGGGATCACATTGTTTAG
- the LOC140975538 gene encoding WRKY transcription factor 72B-like isoform X2, protein METSLHNKSLLDQLTVVKEEENKPASSSTDDGSFRDDTLLHDQGETKIERSSPGKSESRTASFVQSEQMEQLQLAKPEMDEVMEENQRLRMYLDRILKDYKTLQNQYKEAIDQQEAKKSANADSIASNDQLEESELVSLSLGRSSSEATKDGPRKMLINERIHQEDSEGDKGLALGLECKFEVPKTSSQVEYPSPENSLEEVRKETGDTTTWSPNKSMKNSRSDGGDDELLQQNHAKRARVSVRYRCDTPTMNDGCQWRKYGQKISKGNPCPRAYYRCTVAQSCPVRKQVQRCVEDMSILTTTYEGTHNHPLPISATAMASTTSAAVSMLLSGSSTSGLGSSSSSITTTSTTSTANLNGLNFYLPNNSRSKPFYLPSTSISSSPSYPTITIDLTSPSSTSSPHLNRLANNIPPRFSSTNLNFSSLESSSLPVSWNNGTLGFGNQIIQTTPNSLSFGTQNNETLYHSFMQKNIRNPNVQQSDHAPDTIAAATKALASDPSFQSALAAALTSLIGSGLAGSSSSGNQNGSEKSSQNIKSSDSFPILSSYPTTSSVNNSTSSQPGSLRFLSPSFPFTHSQSKSNSPDRDHIV, encoded by the exons ATGGAGACTTCTCTGCATAATAAAtctcttcttgatcagttaacTGTGGTGAAGGAAGAGGAGAACAAACCAGCTTCTAGCAGTACTGATGATGGAAGTTTTCGAGACGATACCCTTCTTCATGATCAG GGTGAAACTAAAATAGAGAGATCATCACCTGGTAAATCTGAATCAAGAACAGCTTCATTTGTCCAAAGTGAACAG ATGGAGCAACTTCAGTTAGCCAAACCTGAGATGGATGAAGTTATGGAAGAGAATCAACGGCTCCGAATGTACTTGGATCGAATTCTGAAGGATTACAAGACTTTACAGAACCAATACAAAGAAGCCATTGATCAGCAAGAGGCTAAAAAAAGTGCTAATGCAGATTCAATTGCAAGTAATGATCAGCTTGAAGAATCTGAACTTGTATCCCTTTCCCTGGGAAGAAGTTCGAGTGAAGCGACGAAAGACGGTCCCCGTAAAATGTTAATCAATGAAAGAATACACCAAGAGGATAGTGAAGGTGATAAAGGACTTGCACTGGGACTGGAATGCAAGTTTGAAGTGCCTAAAACGTCATCACAAGTCGAATATCCTAGCCCTGAGAATAGCTTGGAGGAAGTGAGGAAAGAAACAGGTGACACGACGACGTGGTCGCCTAATAAGTCCATGAAGAACTCGAGATCAGATGGTGGAGATGATGAGCTTTTGCAGCAAAATCACGCTAAACGAGCTAGGGTTTCTGTTAGATACAGATGCGACACGCCAACA ATGAATGATGGATGCCAATGGAGAAAATACGGACAAAAGATTTCGAAAGGGAACCCATGCCCGCGAGCATATTATCGTTGCACGGTTGCACAATCTTGTCCCGTGAGAAAACAG GTGCAAAGATGCGTCGAGGACATGTCCATCTTGACCACGACATACGAAGGAACACACAACCATCCCCTCCCTATCTCCGCAACTGCCATGGCTTCCACCACCTCAGCAGCAGTGTCCATGCTACTGTCTGGCTCGTCAACCTCGGGATTAGGGTCAAGTTCGTCGTCCatcaccaccacctccaccacatCGACAGCGAATCTCAATGGACTAAACTTCTATCTCCCAAATAACTCGAGATCAAAACCCTTTTACCTTCCAAGCACATCAATCTCATCTTCCCCTTCATATCCAACCATCACCATCGATCTCACATCTCCATCGTCAACCTCGTCGCCGCATTTAAACCGACTAGCCAACAACATTCCTCCAAGATTCTCATCCACAAATCTAAATTTCAGCTCTTTGGAATCAAGCTCTCTACCAGTTTCTTGGAATAATGGAACACTTGGATTTGGAAACCAGATCATTCAAACTACCCCAAATTCTTTGAGCTTTGGAACACAAAATAATGAAACCCTTTACCATTCATTCATGCAAAAGAATATTCGAAACCCTAATGTTCAACAATCTGATCACGCACCAGACACCATTGCAGCTGCTACAAAAGCTCTTGCATCTGACCCTAGTTTCCAATCTGCATTAGCAGCTGCACTTACTTCACTAATCGGTTCGGGTTTAGCCGGCTCCAGCTCATCAGGAAACCAAAATGGAAGTGAAAAATCTAGCCAGAATATCAAGAGCAGCGACTCTTTTCCGATTCTATCGAGCTATCCGACTACATCGAGTGTAAATAACTCGACGAGTTCCCAGCCTGGAAGTTTGAGATTTCTTTCGCCTTCGTTTCCATTCACACACTCTCAGAGTAAATCAAACTCTCCAGACAGGGATCACATTGTTTAG